In Corynebacterium matruchotii, a single genomic region encodes these proteins:
- a CDS encoding HAMP domain-containing sensor histidine kinase, with protein MLTASMVAIAVGVMTVLAYWSVSVTLTNNVDKDLKSKSMAMLAETVDPSFFNNVKKEVEYFRTYNQNTKISIRLPGWNYTAGDESLPLLSLPPGEKTVVKTVNGDRVFMATNDAGATVVLSRDMTDIQGLILTLGLALLVFGGLGVLLAIMTGIVVATAGLKPLVRLQSAVDAVTRTQKLTPIPVVGNDELALLTMSFNQMLAALDQSRQRQAQLVADAGHELKTPLTSMRTNIELLMLLQKPGAPQISDEEKKALEHDVMAQMEELSTLIGDLVDLAREDAAETELQETDLAQVAQTAFERVRRRRPDVEFRLHVTPWYLWGDAHSLGRAILNLMDNAAKWSPADGVVRVKMTRLDEGRMQITISDSGPGIPEEEREKVFERFYRCIQSRSMPGSGLGLAIVRQVVDRHGGSITAEESEDGGAMFRMILPGYDHEEDLARDAKNSASKQLVANSHDDRPTEGRAAMFRNAHDAIGK; from the coding sequence ATGCTCACGGCAAGTATGGTGGCCATTGCGGTTGGGGTGATGACGGTTTTGGCGTATTGGTCTGTATCCGTCACCTTGACCAATAACGTGGATAAGGACCTGAAGTCTAAAAGCATGGCCATGTTGGCGGAGACTGTGGACCCTTCCTTTTTCAATAATGTGAAAAAGGAGGTCGAGTATTTCCGCACCTATAACCAAAACACCAAAATCTCCATTCGGCTTCCCGGCTGGAACTACACCGCCGGTGACGAGTCGCTACCGTTGCTCTCTTTGCCGCCGGGGGAGAAAACCGTGGTGAAGACCGTGAACGGTGACCGGGTGTTTATGGCCACGAACGACGCCGGGGCGACCGTTGTGCTGTCCCGGGATATGACCGACATTCAAGGCCTCATCCTGACCTTGGGCCTGGCCCTTTTGGTATTCGGCGGTTTAGGGGTGCTGCTCGCCATCATGACCGGCATTGTGGTAGCCACCGCCGGCCTGAAACCGCTTGTTCGACTCCAGTCAGCGGTGGATGCGGTGACCCGCACCCAAAAACTCACCCCCATTCCGGTTGTGGGCAATGACGAATTAGCCCTGCTCACCATGAGTTTCAACCAGATGTTGGCGGCCCTAGACCAATCCCGGCAGCGGCAGGCGCAACTCGTGGCCGATGCCGGGCACGAACTGAAAACCCCACTCACCTCCATGCGCACCAACATTGAACTGCTCATGCTGCTGCAAAAACCCGGTGCCCCCCAGATTTCGGATGAGGAGAAAAAAGCCCTCGAACACGATGTTATGGCGCAAATGGAGGAGCTCTCCACCCTGATCGGCGACCTGGTTGATTTAGCCCGCGAAGACGCGGCCGAAACCGAATTGCAGGAAACCGACCTGGCTCAGGTGGCGCAAACCGCTTTCGAACGAGTGCGTCGCCGTCGACCCGACGTGGAATTCCGGCTGCATGTCACCCCCTGGTATCTGTGGGGGGATGCGCATTCCCTGGGCCGGGCAATATTAAACCTCATGGATAATGCGGCCAAATGGTCACCCGCCGACGGGGTGGTGCGGGTGAAGATGACCCGATTGGATGAGGGTCGCATGCAGATCACCATCTCTGACTCTGGGCCAGGCATTCCCGAAGAGGAACGCGAAAAGGTTTTCGAACGTTTTTACCGGTGCATCCAATCACGATCCATGCCCGGCTCTGGCCTTGGGTTAGCCATTGTGCGCCAGGTGGTGGATCGGCATGGCGGCAGCATTACCGCCGAGGAATCCGAGGACGGCGGTGCCATGTTCCGGATGATTTTGCCTGGTTACGACCATGAAGAAGATTTAGCGCGTGACGCGAAGAATTCCGCGTCGAAACAGCTGGTGGCCAATAGCCATGATGATCGGCCAACCGAGGGGCGGGCTGCCATGTTCCGCAACGCCCATGACGCAATCGGTAAGTAA
- a CDS encoding S1C family serine protease, with the protein MTNTPRNSNDNDNQPFGNPQQSGSSGFEWPGSTSASQPQQPQQPQQAQQPQQSQQQGPQQPPQQPVAPQQRPQETQQIPRTPTSQSVSDVPSSLGNPNNPYSAAGPMAQPPQAQQVKEKRTIGLLPAAALIVVAAIASGAITGIYATRFAPSANTSSVAESLKEPASRGKPQAEAGTVQAVAEAVQPAVVSIRLLTEDNAISGSGSIISQDGYVLTNNHVVEGAADGRAEMTVTLQDGSTHRAKFIAGDSNTDVAVIKVEDVNNMPTITIGNSDDLAVGQNVVAIGAPLGLEQTVTTGIVSALNRPVRAGEGGEATIIDAIQTDAAINPGNSGGPLVNMNGELIGMNSIIASTTSNGSEEAGSIGLGFAIPANFARRTADQLIKEGKASYPLIGVSLDQRFRESGAKIAEVSKDGPGDKAGLKKGEVVVAINDRVIKNANGLIAAVRSSDFGAKIKLKVVDEKGENPREVEVTLPNE; encoded by the coding sequence ATGACTAATACTCCCCGTAATTCCAACGATAACGATAATCAACCCTTCGGGAATCCGCAGCAATCGGGTAGCAGTGGTTTTGAGTGGCCTGGCAGCACCAGCGCATCCCAGCCGCAGCAGCCGCAACAACCCCAGCAGGCTCAGCAACCTCAACAATCGCAACAGCAGGGGCCGCAGCAGCCACCTCAGCAACCAGTAGCCCCCCAGCAGCGGCCTCAGGAAACGCAGCAGATTCCGCGGACCCCAACGTCGCAAAGCGTGTCCGATGTGCCCAGTAGCTTAGGAAACCCCAATAATCCCTATAGCGCCGCCGGGCCCATGGCGCAGCCGCCGCAAGCCCAGCAGGTGAAGGAGAAACGCACCATTGGCCTGTTGCCGGCCGCCGCGTTAATCGTGGTCGCGGCCATTGCCTCCGGCGCTATCACCGGTATTTACGCCACCCGGTTCGCCCCGAGTGCGAATACCAGCTCCGTGGCGGAATCCCTGAAGGAACCCGCCAGCCGTGGCAAGCCCCAGGCGGAAGCCGGTACCGTGCAGGCAGTCGCCGAGGCCGTGCAGCCCGCCGTGGTGAGTATTCGCCTGCTCACCGAAGATAATGCCATCTCCGGTTCCGGATCCATCATTTCGCAGGACGGTTATGTGCTCACGAACAACCATGTGGTTGAGGGGGCGGCGGATGGTCGAGCCGAAATGACCGTGACACTTCAAGACGGCAGCACCCACCGGGCCAAGTTCATTGCTGGTGACAGTAACACCGACGTGGCCGTCATCAAGGTGGAGGATGTGAATAACATGCCCACCATTACCATTGGTAACTCCGATGACCTGGCGGTGGGCCAAAACGTGGTGGCGATTGGTGCCCCCCTGGGGTTGGAACAGACCGTTACTACCGGTATTGTGTCCGCCCTGAACCGGCCTGTGCGCGCCGGCGAAGGTGGGGAAGCCACCATTATCGACGCCATCCAAACGGACGCCGCCATTAACCCCGGTAACTCCGGTGGGCCGCTGGTCAATATGAATGGTGAGCTCATTGGCATGAACTCCATAATCGCTTCCACTACCTCCAATGGTTCCGAGGAGGCTGGCTCTATCGGCTTGGGCTTCGCTATTCCCGCTAACTTCGCCCGCCGTACCGCAGATCAGCTCATTAAGGAGGGTAAGGCCAGCTATCCGCTCATTGGGGTGTCGTTGGATCAACGATTCCGGGAATCCGGAGCGAAAATCGCTGAAGTGTCCAAGGACGGCCCCGGCGACAAGGCTGGGCTGAAGAAGGGCGAGGTTGTTGTCGCCATCAACGACCGGGTTATTAAGAATGCTAACGGCTTGATTGCGGCGGTGCGGAGCAGTGACTTTGGTGCGAAAATCAAGCTAAAAGTTGTCGATGAAAAAGGCGAAAATCCCCGAGAGGTAGAGGTAACGCTGCCGAACGAGTAA
- a CDS encoding response regulator transcription factor, translated as MKIVVVDDEQAVRDSLRRSLSFNGYDIAIAEDGEQALDVIEKEQPDLVILDVMMPKMDGLEVCRHLRSHGDDRPILVLTARDGVSDRVAGLDAGADDYLPKPFALEELLARVRSLLRRAAAEASGPSSQAEITFEDLKLNPDTRDVVRGNRTISLTRTEFALLQLLMTNPRRVLSRSTILEEVWGYDFPTSGNALEVYIGYLRRKTEQEGEPRLIHTVRGVGYVLRDTAP; from the coding sequence ATGAAAATTGTTGTAGTAGATGATGAGCAGGCTGTACGGGACTCGCTGCGCCGCTCCCTCTCCTTTAATGGCTATGATATTGCCATCGCCGAGGATGGTGAACAAGCACTCGACGTCATTGAAAAAGAGCAGCCTGACCTGGTCATTTTGGATGTTATGATGCCCAAGATGGATGGGCTGGAGGTGTGTCGCCATCTGCGTAGTCATGGCGACGACCGTCCCATTTTGGTTCTTACTGCCCGCGATGGGGTGTCCGACCGGGTGGCGGGGCTTGATGCTGGCGCAGATGACTATCTACCCAAGCCATTTGCCTTGGAAGAGTTACTTGCCCGGGTTCGGTCGCTGCTGCGTCGGGCTGCCGCCGAAGCTTCCGGCCCCAGCAGCCAGGCCGAAATCACGTTCGAAGATCTTAAGCTTAATCCCGACACTCGGGATGTAGTGCGTGGTAATAGGACAATCAGCCTTACCCGCACCGAATTCGCCCTGTTACAGCTGTTGATGACCAACCCTCGGCGGGTACTCAGCCGCTCCACCATTCTGGAGGAAGTATGGGGCTATGATTTCCCCACCTCCGGAAATGCGCTGGAGGTGTATATCGGCTACCTGCGCCGCAAGACGGAGCAGGAAGGTGAACCACGTTTGATCCATACCGTTCGTGGCGTCGGCTATGTGCTTCGGGATACCGCTCCGTGA
- a CDS encoding GNAT family N-acetyltransferase — protein sequence MGTLMRYLFRQPRPATGPRNPTHPGWMEYTSPLIVGDHTVQLRPLMKSDGEPWSELRLADADILARVEPTIHTSWAEAHSSARWREFYNNIRRAADDGVLIPFAIDVDGEFCGQVTLGSIQRGSASDCWVGYWVSSHLTGRGIATAACALGVDHAFDRVGVHRVTATYLPENLASRRVLEKTGFREEGYLHKNLHIFGQWRDHYLMAITIDDYVDSCITRLIKTNQARYA from the coding sequence ATCGGGACGTTGATGCGATATCTTTTCCGACAACCCCGGCCCGCCACCGGGCCACGTAACCCCACCCATCCGGGGTGGATGGAATACACAAGCCCCCTCATAGTGGGGGATCACACCGTGCAACTACGCCCCCTCATGAAATCTGACGGCGAACCATGGTCGGAATTACGCCTGGCAGACGCCGATATTCTGGCCCGGGTGGAACCCACAATCCACACCTCGTGGGCTGAGGCCCATTCCTCGGCGCGGTGGCGCGAATTCTATAACAACATCCGCCGTGCAGCCGACGATGGGGTGCTCATACCATTTGCTATCGACGTCGATGGTGAGTTCTGCGGACAAGTGACCCTAGGCAGCATTCAACGTGGTAGCGCCTCAGATTGCTGGGTGGGATACTGGGTATCCTCTCACCTCACTGGGCGGGGAATCGCCACCGCCGCATGCGCACTCGGAGTCGATCATGCGTTTGACCGAGTGGGGGTACATCGGGTGACCGCAACCTACCTGCCTGAGAACCTCGCATCGCGCCGGGTTTTAGAGAAAACCGGCTTTCGGGAAGAAGGATATTTGCACAAGAACCTGCATATTTTCGGCCAATGGCGGGATCACTATCTGATGGCTATCACAATTGACGACTATGTGGATAGTTGCATCACCCGACTGATTAAGACCAACCAAGCACGGTATGCTTAA
- a CDS encoding SAF domain-containing protein: MFASLSHPGFHRSALLRKVVAATLMVTAVGITVTDRLHQHISVVVYSRNVAAGSRITATDVTVVHVSESVLPQDRLATTDAAVGNIVVASRSRGAMVSAADFVDSALVSQTMTNTTSNDAGVKTHMVPITLADPTLASLLRPGDTITIITAADDNSAPRVIAAGGKVIFATTKATDFPGATPGTVLVSLVADSAAAVAAASLSQPLAVVVTGDRAE; the protein is encoded by the coding sequence ATGTTCGCTTCGCTTTCTCACCCTGGTTTTCATCGGTCCGCCCTGCTGCGCAAGGTTGTGGCGGCAACGCTCATGGTGACGGCTGTTGGTATCACCGTCACTGACCGGTTGCATCAGCATATTTCGGTTGTGGTGTATTCCCGGAATGTTGCTGCTGGTAGTCGCATCACGGCTACGGATGTGACGGTTGTTCATGTTTCCGAATCGGTGCTGCCTCAGGATCGGTTGGCCACCACCGATGCTGCAGTAGGAAATATTGTGGTGGCGTCCAGGTCGCGTGGCGCCATGGTTTCCGCAGCCGATTTTGTGGATTCAGCCCTCGTTTCGCAAACTATGACAAATACCACATCGAACGATGCGGGGGTGAAAACCCACATGGTTCCGATCACGCTTGCCGACCCGACCTTGGCAAGTTTGCTTCGTCCGGGGGACACGATTACTATTATCACGGCTGCTGATGACAACAGCGCGCCTCGGGTCATTGCCGCTGGTGGAAAGGTTATTTTCGCCACCACAAAGGCGACGGATTTTCCGGGTGCTACCCCAGGCACGGTATTGGTGTCATTGGTGGCAGACAGTGCCGCAGCGGTGGCGGCGGCAAGTCTGTCACAGCCTTTGGCAGTTGTAGTTACGGGGGATCGGGCGGAGTGA
- the rpmF gene encoding 50S ribosomal protein L32, translated as MAVPKRRMSRANTRTRRSQWKAHNPALMETKIDGQTVRIPRRLIKAAQLGLVEVEQF; from the coding sequence ATGGCAGTTCCAAAGCGTCGCATGTCGCGTGCCAACACTCGCACTCGTCGTTCTCAGTGGAAGGCTCACAACCCGGCCCTGATGGAAACCAAGATCGACGGTCAAACCGTGCGTATTCCTCGTCGACTCATCAAGGCCGCCCAATTGGGGTTGGTTGAGGTTGAACAATTCTAA
- a CDS encoding 5-formyltetrahydrofolate cyclo-ligase, translating into MDTPPVSGFSQHTPANGHRDASNDVPHAPACSPLDPVSDGSQAAAEAAIAKARVRARVRAARTALSPKVRAERDAAVVAAVTTLVQDRGWSRVAAYVPMAREPGGSLLVPALARLTTELWLPACRPGRMLRWGRYAGPGSVCAGMWGILEPRDAPQESDFLGSLDGVFVPAIAVDDQGFRLGQGAGFYDRALAGCAAPTVAVVYASEIMPVPHEPHDVMLDIIVSDG; encoded by the coding sequence ATGGACACTCCCCCGGTTTCTGGTTTTTCCCAGCACACACCAGCAAATGGGCATCGTGATGCATCGAATGATGTCCCCCATGCGCCGGCTTGTTCGCCCCTGGATCCGGTCTCGGATGGGTCGCAGGCGGCAGCGGAGGCCGCGATAGCGAAAGCGCGGGTGCGGGCGCGGGTGCGGGCGGCGCGAACGGCGTTGTCACCTAAGGTGAGGGCGGAGCGGGATGCGGCGGTGGTGGCAGCGGTGACGACGCTGGTGCAAGATCGGGGCTGGTCACGGGTGGCGGCGTATGTGCCCATGGCGCGGGAGCCTGGGGGGTCATTATTGGTTCCGGCATTGGCTCGCTTGACGACGGAGTTGTGGTTGCCGGCATGTCGCCCAGGTCGGATGCTGCGGTGGGGTCGGTACGCTGGACCCGGGTCGGTATGTGCGGGCATGTGGGGGATTTTGGAGCCGCGGGATGCCCCGCAAGAGAGTGATTTTTTAGGTTCGCTCGATGGGGTGTTTGTTCCGGCCATTGCCGTGGATGACCAGGGGTTTCGCCTGGGTCAGGGGGCAGGTTTTTACGATCGCGCCTTGGCTGGGTGTGCCGCGCCCACGGTGGCGGTGGTGTATGCGTCGGAGATCATGCCGGTGCCGCACGAACCGCATGATGTGATGCTGGACATAATTGTGTCGGATGGTTGA
- the glp gene encoding gephyrin-like molybdotransferase Glp — protein MRSVEEQLTLVTQQAVAPEPVRIAIAESLGLMCAEEVQAQRPLPGFDQAAIDGYAVRAVDVGGERGLGQDPTADITPTTEISLPVVGEVAAGSGRPLRLQPKQAVRVHTGAPLPTLSDAVIPLAWTDRGRKRMTALKPVRSGEFVRKQGDDIRPGDVAVSQGAILSPAHIGLLAAVGRSKVLVHPRPRMSIMSIGHELVDIDREPSLGQVLDVNSYSLAAAGRAAGADVHRVGIAAGEPRRLKEIIEAQMLRSELIVISGAVGGSGSTTIREILADLGELDTTRVAMHPGSVQGFGLLGDKKIPVFLLPSNPVSALVIFEIFIRPVVRICLGKRTFQRRAVRARALNHVGSKAGRRGYVRARLMRDAHTQDYLVEGLGGANGAPAHLLAGLSDANAMIRIPEEVTDVRPGDIVEVIFLSQTGN, from the coding sequence GTGCGCTCAGTAGAAGAGCAACTGACCCTAGTGACCCAACAAGCAGTGGCACCTGAACCGGTACGCATCGCCATTGCCGAATCACTAGGACTCATGTGCGCGGAAGAAGTACAAGCTCAACGCCCCTTACCGGGCTTCGACCAAGCCGCTATTGACGGCTATGCAGTCCGCGCAGTCGACGTCGGTGGCGAACGCGGTCTCGGGCAAGACCCCACCGCCGATATAACCCCCACAACCGAAATCTCCCTCCCCGTCGTCGGCGAAGTCGCCGCCGGCTCCGGCCGACCCCTCCGACTCCAACCCAAACAAGCAGTCCGAGTCCACACCGGTGCGCCCCTACCCACCCTCTCTGACGCCGTCATCCCCCTCGCCTGGACCGACCGCGGTCGGAAACGCATGACCGCACTCAAACCCGTGCGCAGCGGCGAATTCGTCCGTAAACAAGGCGACGACATACGCCCCGGCGACGTCGCAGTATCCCAAGGCGCCATACTCAGCCCCGCCCACATCGGCCTGCTCGCGGCAGTCGGCCGCTCCAAAGTCCTCGTCCATCCCCGGCCCCGCATGTCCATCATGTCCATCGGCCACGAACTCGTCGACATCGACCGAGAACCCTCACTCGGCCAAGTCCTCGACGTCAACTCCTACTCCCTCGCCGCCGCTGGCCGCGCCGCTGGCGCAGATGTCCACAGGGTAGGCATCGCCGCCGGCGAACCCCGCCGCCTCAAAGAAATCATCGAAGCCCAAATGCTGCGCAGCGAACTCATCGTCATCTCCGGCGCGGTAGGCGGCTCGGGATCCACCACCATCCGGGAAATTCTCGCCGACCTCGGCGAACTCGACACCACCCGGGTAGCCATGCACCCCGGATCCGTCCAAGGATTCGGCCTGCTCGGCGACAAAAAAATCCCAGTATTCCTCCTTCCCTCCAACCCCGTCTCAGCACTCGTCATATTCGAAATCTTCATCCGGCCCGTTGTCCGAATCTGCCTCGGCAAACGCACCTTCCAACGCCGAGCCGTTCGAGCCCGGGCCCTTAACCACGTCGGATCCAAAGCCGGCCGGCGCGGCTACGTCCGGGCTCGCCTCATGCGCGACGCCCACACCCAGGACTATCTCGTCGAAGGCCTCGGCGGCGCCAACGGCGCCCCAGCCCACCTACTTGCTGGACTCTCCGACGCCAATGCAATGATCCGTATCCCCGAAGAAGTCACCGACGTGCGACCAGGAGACATTGTGGAAGTGATCTTCTTGAGTCAAACCGGAAACTAA
- the glpR gene encoding gephyrin-like molybdotransferase receptor GlpR: MTTTVVGILIVVLWLFVLMPFLLRKHKPISKVGEGFDDTRVIHEGGHKPQRPPALRPKVAAADAQQRKLIADQPEFGVEDTPTVPFKKITSPLISDKPKSANDTVAMAAASNRQPVAKDSTKGSKTGAQAQTHVPAKSKTGTDASRTSATSGTSSAGQPARTATTQAKSEHTVADQAKADHDKVAAARAKAAARSKAAAGADAAAQAKAAKAKAESDANADATTETMRAAAAVSAPAVSVPVASVHAANTSAKVGSKPVDPDTPYEIDDSYLDPEDLLYPTGARGANLSVVPDVPTKKEKKEKKSAAKRSVAKRTAADIDDNISDSDELTPEEIEFAKSRRGRGGYDPEADKKHSADRYQRRRSTVLGLVVAVVVTIVPAGLIGGWMWAAPAIALGMTIIYLIALRAQVRDEERLRHKRVHQLRRTRAGVRNSMDRELGIPHRLRRPGAVVLETDDDSPDFIGLELVETNRSAGESEPEPEPAVQYDNVIKLRVG, from the coding sequence GTGACCACCACCGTTGTAGGGATTTTGATCGTTGTGTTGTGGCTGTTTGTGCTCATGCCATTTTTGCTGCGCAAACATAAGCCAATAAGCAAGGTGGGGGAGGGTTTTGATGATACCCGGGTCATTCATGAGGGGGGACATAAGCCGCAACGGCCGCCCGCGTTGCGCCCTAAGGTGGCTGCCGCTGACGCCCAGCAGCGGAAGTTGATTGCCGACCAACCGGAGTTTGGGGTGGAGGACACCCCAACCGTGCCGTTTAAGAAGATCACTAGCCCGCTGATCTCTGACAAGCCGAAGTCCGCCAACGATACCGTGGCCATGGCGGCTGCGTCGAACCGTCAACCCGTCGCCAAGGATTCGACCAAGGGTTCGAAGACTGGTGCGCAGGCGCAAACTCACGTTCCGGCGAAATCGAAGACGGGCACGGATGCGTCACGCACATCGGCTACGTCCGGGACGTCCAGCGCTGGTCAGCCTGCCCGTACTGCTACTACCCAGGCCAAGAGCGAGCACACTGTGGCCGATCAGGCCAAGGCCGATCACGATAAGGTGGCTGCTGCCCGGGCCAAAGCCGCAGCGCGGAGCAAGGCTGCAGCTGGTGCCGATGCCGCAGCCCAGGCGAAGGCTGCGAAGGCCAAAGCCGAATCCGATGCGAATGCCGATGCCACCACGGAAACCATGCGGGCCGCCGCCGCGGTTTCCGCACCCGCAGTATCAGTCCCGGTTGCCTCGGTACATGCCGCGAACACCAGTGCGAAGGTTGGATCAAAGCCGGTCGATCCCGATACTCCCTACGAGATCGACGATTCTTACCTCGACCCGGAAGACCTCCTGTATCCCACTGGGGCTCGGGGCGCAAACCTGTCGGTAGTACCGGATGTGCCTACCAAGAAGGAGAAAAAAGAGAAGAAATCTGCCGCCAAACGGAGCGTCGCAAAGCGCACCGCGGCAGATATCGACGATAATATCAGCGACAGCGATGAGCTCACCCCGGAGGAAATCGAGTTCGCCAAGTCCCGGCGTGGGCGGGGCGGCTACGATCCTGAGGCGGATAAGAAGCATAGCGCCGACCGGTATCAGCGGCGGCGGTCAACCGTGTTAGGGCTGGTAGTTGCCGTTGTGGTCACTATCGTTCCGGCTGGGCTCATTGGCGGTTGGATGTGGGCTGCCCCGGCGATTGCGTTGGGGATGACCATTATTTATCTGATAGCGTTGCGGGCGCAGGTTCGTGACGAAGAGCGGTTGCGGCACAAGCGGGTGCATCAGCTGCGTCGGACCCGGGCAGGAGTACGAAATAGCATGGATCGGGAATTAGGCATTCCGCATCGGTTGCGGCGGCCAGGTGCCGTGGTTTTGGAAACGGATGATGATTCGCCGGATTTTATTGGTTTGGAACTGGTGGAGACCAACCGGTCGGCCGGGGAGAGTGAGCCTGAGCCGGAACCAGCAGTGCAGTACGATAACGTGATTAAGTTACGGGTGGGGTAG
- a CDS encoding UTP--glucose-1-phosphate uridylyltransferase — protein MTSAKTHASLSVKTVIVPAAGMGTRFLPATKTIPKELLPVVDTPGIELIAQEAAQLGADKLAIITAPKKREVLAYFDRYPALETMLEARGKTHQLEKVRNTNNLPTPIAVEQTEPLGLGHAVGLAEQVLDDDENVVAVMLPDDLVLPMGVVVKMMEVRAQLGGSVLCAFEVPHEEVYNYGVFDIEDAPDYHGDYVVKKVRGMVEKPAVDDAPSNFVATGRYLLDRAIFDALQRITPGAGGELQLTDAIALLIDEGHPVHILVHDGKRHDLGNPGGYIPAVVDFGLADPVYGPHLKKVLREILDEHGA, from the coding sequence ATGACAAGCGCCAAGACACATGCATCGCTGTCCGTCAAGACCGTGATTGTTCCCGCCGCAGGCATGGGCACGCGATTCCTCCCAGCCACAAAAACCATCCCCAAAGAACTCCTCCCCGTTGTTGATACCCCCGGCATCGAACTCATAGCACAAGAAGCCGCACAACTTGGCGCCGACAAACTCGCAATCATCACCGCACCCAAAAAACGCGAAGTACTCGCCTACTTCGATAGATACCCCGCGCTAGAAACCATGCTCGAAGCTCGCGGAAAAACCCACCAGCTAGAAAAAGTACGAAACACCAATAACCTGCCCACCCCCATCGCCGTGGAACAAACCGAACCACTAGGCCTCGGGCATGCGGTCGGGCTCGCCGAACAAGTACTTGACGACGACGAAAACGTCGTAGCAGTCATGCTCCCCGACGACCTGGTGCTGCCCATGGGTGTTGTCGTCAAAATGATGGAAGTTCGCGCCCAACTAGGCGGATCCGTGCTCTGCGCCTTCGAAGTCCCCCACGAAGAAGTCTACAACTACGGAGTCTTCGACATCGAAGACGCTCCCGACTACCATGGCGACTATGTAGTCAAAAAAGTCCGGGGCATGGTCGAAAAACCCGCAGTCGACGACGCCCCCTCCAACTTCGTTGCCACCGGCCGCTACCTCCTCGACCGGGCCATCTTCGACGCCCTCCAGCGCATCACCCCAGGCGCCGGTGGCGAACTCCAACTCACCGACGCCATCGCACTTCTCATAGACGAAGGACACCCTGTCCACATCCTTGTCCACGACGGGAAACGCCACGATCTCGGCAATCCCGGCGGATACATCCCCGCGGTGGTAGATTTTGGGCTAGCCGACCCAGTGTACGGGCCGCACCTCAAAAAGGTGCTACGCGAAATTCTCGACGAACATGGGGCATGA
- a CDS encoding MogA/MoaB family molybdenum cofactor biosynthesis protein: MDPRDVFAEPDMMTNSDAALGVTDVTEVDVTDVADPDSTARLDGIGEPDEAFFRAEAAVEQARAEGKRVAPRRALVVLVGDHKLDSGPDTDRLVAELLSEGGFVVDAVVEVRSKRSQIRKAIEMGVIGGADLVLTVGGTGVGPRDKTPEATRELLDQAVPGVVQALRSSGLHCGAVDAAVSRGLSGVSGSTVVVNMAGSRLAIRDGMATLTPLVHHLVDQLRRVVMS, encoded by the coding sequence ATGGATCCCCGCGACGTGTTCGCTGAACCGGACATGATGACCAACAGTGACGCCGCCCTTGGTGTGACGGACGTTACCGAAGTCGATGTGACTGATGTTGCCGACCCCGATTCCACCGCTCGGCTTGACGGTATTGGTGAGCCCGATGAAGCGTTTTTCCGCGCCGAGGCGGCTGTGGAACAGGCTCGGGCCGAAGGGAAACGCGTCGCCCCCCGCCGGGCCCTGGTTGTGCTCGTGGGGGACCATAAACTAGATTCCGGCCCGGACACCGACCGATTAGTGGCCGAGCTTTTAAGCGAGGGTGGTTTCGTGGTGGACGCCGTGGTGGAGGTTCGGTCAAAACGATCCCAAATCCGCAAGGCAATTGAAATGGGCGTTATCGGTGGCGCCGACCTGGTGCTTACCGTGGGCGGGACAGGTGTGGGACCGCGCGATAAAACCCCCGAAGCCACCCGGGAACTCCTCGACCAGGCAGTTCCCGGCGTGGTGCAGGCATTACGAAGTTCCGGCCTGCACTGTGGTGCCGTCGACGCGGCGGTGTCTCGGGGCCTGTCTGGGGTTTCGGGCTCCACCGTGGTGGTGAATATGGCAGGCTCCCGGTTGGCTATTCGTGACGGCATGGCTACCCTCACCCCGCTGGTTCATCACCTGGTTGACCAATTGCGACGTGTAGTCATGAGCTAG
- the mscL gene encoding large conductance mechanosensitive channel protein MscL, whose product MLKGFRDFILRGNVIELAVAVVIGSAFTNIVTAFTNKIINPLIASLGSTEVKGLGFQIRPGVAETFVDFGAVITAAINFLMVAAVVYFVLIVPMNKLSSLMSSKEKKEAAETAPAADVVLLTEIRDLLKTQR is encoded by the coding sequence ATGTTAAAGGGTTTCCGGGATTTTATTCTCCGCGGTAACGTGATCGAACTGGCAGTGGCCGTGGTCATTGGTTCGGCATTCACCAACATTGTCACTGCCTTCACCAACAAGATCATCAACCCGCTCATTGCCTCGCTGGGCAGCACCGAAGTGAAGGGGTTGGGTTTCCAAATCCGCCCGGGTGTTGCAGAGACCTTTGTGGACTTTGGTGCGGTGATTACCGCAGCGATCAACTTCCTGATGGTGGCCGCAGTGGTGTACTTCGTGCTCATCGTGCCGATGAACAAGCTCAGCTCTCTGATGTCCTCCAAGGAGAAGAAAGAAGCGGCCGAAACCGCCCCCGCGGCAGATGTGGTGCTGCTCACCGAAATCCGTGACCTATTGAAGACTCAGCGGTAG